From Mya arenaria isolate MELC-2E11 chromosome 12, ASM2691426v1, the proteins below share one genomic window:
- the LOC128210860 gene encoding acanthoscurrin-2-like yields MMKSVILAAALLCAALATPPYYGGGGGYGGGGGSYGGLYGGGGGSYGGGGYGGLYGGGGYGGLYGGYGGGYGGGYGGGYGSGYGGGYGGGYGGLGGMYGGYGGGYGGLGGGYGMYGGGGMYGGGGYGGLYGGYGGGLGGYGGGYGGGYGGGYGRYTKGKKY; encoded by the exons ATGATGAAATCTGTAATCCTAGCAGCAGCACTACTGTGCGCAGCATTGGCCACTCCTCCATATTATGGTGGAGGTGGAGGATACGGAGGCGGAGGCGGAAGCTACGGCGGTTTGTACGGAGGCGGAGGCGGAAGCTACGGAGGCGGAGGCTACGGCGGTTTGTACGGAGGCGGAGGCTACGGCGGTTTGTACGGAGGCTACGGTGGCGGATACGGAGGCGGATATGGAGGTGGATATGGAAGCGGATACGGAGGGGGCTACGGAGGCGGATACGGAGGCCTCGGTGGTATGTACGGAGGCTACGGTGGCGGATACGGTGGACTAGGTGGCGGCTACGGCATGTACGGAGGCGGAGGCATGTACGGAGGCGGGGGCTACGGGGGTTTGTACGGAGGCTACGGTGGCGGATTAGGGGGCTACGGAGGCGGATACGGAGGCGGATACGGAGGTGGATACGGACGATATACGAAaggaaaaa AGTATTGA